In the genome of Streptomyces aquilus, the window CGGCAACAAGCGGACCCAGAAGATGGCGTACCGCCACTCCGGCTACCCGGGTGGTCTGCGTTCCGTCCGCTACGACGACCTGCTCCGTGACAACCCGGAGAAGGCCGTCGAGAAGGCCATCAAGGGCATGATCCCCAAGAACTCCCTGGGCCGTCAGATGCTCTCGAAGCTGAAGGTCTACTCGGGCGACCAGCACCCGCACGCTGCCCAGCAGCCGGTGCCGTTCGAGATCACCCAGGTCGCGCAGTAGTTCCGGCCACCCCCTAAGACAGAAAAGAAATCTGAGGAGCATCGTGGCCGAGACCACCGCTGAGCAGCCGGTCGAAGAGACCGAGCTTGTCGACATCGACAGCTACACCACCGAGTCGGACGTCCCCGTCGAGGGCGAGTACACCTCCGAGTCGCTCGCGTCCCGCTTCGGCGACCCGCAGCCGGCCGCCGGCCTGGGCCGTCGCAAGAACGCCATCGCCCGCGTCCGGATCGTCCCGGGCACCGGCAAGTGGAAGATCAACGGTCGCACCCTCGAGGACTACTTCCCGAACAAGGTGCACCAGCAGGAAGTCAACGAGCCCTTCAAGGTGCTCGAGCTCGAAGGCCGCTACGACGTCATCGCCCGCATCGCGGGTGGCGGTGTCTCCGGTCAGGCCGGTGCGCTCCGTCTCGGTGTCGCCCGCGCGCTGAACGAGGCCGACGTCGACAACAACCGCGGCCCGCTCAAGAAGGCCGGCTTCCTCCGCCGCGACGACCGTGCGGTCGAGCGCAAGAAGGCCGGTCTCAAGAAGGCCCGCAAGGCTCCGCAGTACAGCAAGCGTTAAGCTTCGCTGCCTGCAGCCCGTACTCGCATACGTTCGCAGTACGCAGTACGTCCGAACGCCCCGGCGGCACGCCACAGTGCCGCCGGGGCGTTCGTTTATCACAGCCGTGGGCGTATAACGGCACAAGGCGCTCAAAGGCTTGTGTGATCGGGTGATCCTGGGTGATCTCCGACGGTGATCTCGAAAGTGACGCTTCATCAGCTTCATCAAGCTTCATCAGGAGGACAAGTGGGACGACTCTTCGGCACGGACGGCGTGCGCGGCGTCGCCAACGCGGACCTGACCGCCGAGATGGCGCTCGGTCTGTCCGTCGCGGCGGCCCACGTGCTGGCCGAGGCGGGTACCTTCGAGGGCCACCGGCCGACGGCGGTGGTCGGACGGGACCCGCGTGCGTCCGGGGAGTTCCTGGAGGCCGCCGTGGTGGCGGGCCTGGCGAGCGCCGGCGTCGACGTCCTGAAGGTCGGTGTGCTGCCGACCCCGGCCGTGGCCTATCTCACGGGCGTGCTCGGCGCCGACCTCGGCGTCATGCTCTCCGCCAGCCACAACGCGATGCCCGACAACGGCGTCAAGTTCCTCGCCCGCGGCGGGCACAAGCTCGACGACGAGCTGGAGGAGCGGATCGAGGCGGTCTACGAGGCCCACCGGCACGGCGAGCCGTGGGAGCGGCCGACCGGTGCGGGGGTCGGACGGGTGCGGGAGTATCTGGAGGGCTTCGATCAGTACGTCGCCCATCTGATCGGTGTGCTGCCGAACCGCCTCGACGGGCTGAAGATCGTCCTCGACGAGGCGCACGGTGCCGCGGCGCGGGTGTCGCCGGAGGCGTTCTCGCGCGCCGGTGCCGAGATCATCACGATCGGGGCCGACCCGGACGGGCTCAACATCAACGACGGCTGCGGGTCCACGCACCTCGGGCTGCTGAAGGCGGCGGTCGTCGAGCACGGGGCCGACTTCGGCATCGCGCACGACGGGGACGCGGACCGGTGCCTCGCCGTCGACCACACCGGTGAGGAAGTCGACGGGGACCAGATCATGGCCGTCCTCGCGCTGGCCATGCGGGAGCGCTCCGCGCTTCGGGCCGACACCGTTGTCGCGACCGTCATGTCCAACCTCGGGTTCAAGCTCGCGCTCGAGCGGGAGGGGCTGACGCTGGTGCAGACGGCCGTGGGGGACCGGTATGTGCTGGAGTCCATGAAGGAGCACGGGTACGCGCTCGGCGGCGAGCAGTCCGGGCACGTGATCATTCTGGATCACGCCACCACCGGGGACGGCACTCTGACCGGGCTCATGCTGGCGGCGCGGGTCGCGGAGACCGGGCGGTCGCTGCGTGAACTGGCCGCTGTGATGGAGCGGTTGCCCCAGGTGCTCATCAATGTGCCGGACGTGGACCGGTCCCGGGTGGGGAACTCGGCGGAGCTTGCCGCTGCCGTTTCCGAGGCTGAGCGGGAACTCGGTTCGACCGGGCGGGTGTTGTTGCGGCCTTCCGGGACCGAGCCGTTGGTTCGGGTGATGGTCGAGGCCGCGGATATCGATCAGGCGCGGTCTGTGGCGGGGCGGCTTGCTGATGCGGTGAAGTCGGCGCTGGGGTAGGGCTGTTCCGGGCTTGGGGTGGGGGGTTCTGTGTGGTGCGGGCGGCGGGTTCGTCGTGGCTTGTCGCGCAGTTCCCCGCGCCCCTTCAGGGGCGTCGCCACAGCCACTTCTGGACGAGCAACGTGAGTGTTCCTGCCAGGACGATTCCCAGCAGGTTCAGCAGGAGCTGTTCCGTCGAGCCCCATGCCTGCTTGTACTCGCTGTAGCTGAAGGCCACCGCCGCGTTCGCCGCTGCCGGGACCGTCGTCACCGAGATGGCCACGCCCACCAGGGCGCCCGACTTGGCCGAGGTCAGGGACAGGGTGCCCGCGCAGCCGGCCAGGACCGCCACCACGAACGAGAACCAGTCCGGCCGGTAGATGAAGTTGGTGTTGGGGCGCGGCGCGTCCAGCTGCTCGTCGCTGAAGAGGTGCACGGCGTCCATGAAGAAGCTGAAGCCGACCGTCACCACCATCGCCACCGCGAACCCCACCAGCAGGGCGATCAGGGAGCGCAGCGCCAGCCGGGGGTGGCGTTGCACGATGGAGGTGCTGAAGGCGGCCAGGGGGCCGAACTCCGGGCCCACGGCCATGGCGCCGACGATGAGGATCGCGTTGTCGAGGACCACACCGCAGGCCGCGATCATCGTGGCCAGGGTGATGAAGGCCAGATAGGTGACGGAGAGCGTCGACTCCTCGTGGGTGGCGTCGGTGAGGTGGTCCCAGAGGACCGCGTCCGCGCCTTCGCCCGGCGCTTCCTTCTCGGCCTTGTCCGCCCGCTTGGACAGGGACAGGTCGATGTTCTCGACCGCGATCGAGCCGGTCCTGTCGAGGCCCAACTCCTGGAGTGAGCTGATGAGTTCGTCGCCCGCCTCGCGGGCCACGTCGCACATCACCACGTCCCCGGCCGGGTTGCGGGCGGCGCCCGGCACCACGACCAGGTGCGTGGTGCCGACCGTCTTCTCGATCAGGCGGACCACGGCGTCCGTCGTGTCGGACGGCGTGATCAGGCGCAGATGCAGCATGACGCCTTTTCTAACAGGCCCCGGTCACTTGGTCACAGCTTGCGCAGGCTCAGGCGGCGGACCTTGTGGTCCGGGCCCTTGCGGATGACGAGGGTGGCGCGGCCCCGGGTGGGGGCGATGTTCTCGATCAGGTTGGGCTTGTTGATGGTCCGCCACTGGGTGCGGGCGTATTCGAGGGCTTCTTCCTCGGAGACCTGGGTGTACTTGCGGAAGTACGAGTTGGGGTCCTGGAAGGCGGTCTGGCGCAGCTTCTTGAAGCGGTTGAGGTACCAGCGCTCGACGTCGTCGGGGTTGGCGTCGATGTAGACGCTGAAGTCGAAGTAGTCGGCGAGGCCCACGCGGGTGCGGCCGTCCTTGCCGGGGAGCGCCGGCTGGAGGACGTTGAGGCCCTCGACGATCAGGATGTCCGGGCGGCGCACCACGAGCTTCTCGTCGGGGACGATGTCGTAGATGAGGTGCGAGTAGACGGGCGCCGTGACCTCGTCCTTGCCGGCCTTGATGTCGGCGACGAACTTGGTCAGGGCCCGGCGGTCGTAGGACTCCGGGAAGCCCTTGCGGGACATCAGGCCGCGCGCCCGGAGCTCCCTGGTGGGGAGCAGGAAGCCGTCGGTCGTGACGCGCTCGACGCGCGGGTGCTCGGGCCAGCGGGAGAGCAGGGCCGTCAGGAGCCGGGCGACCGTGGACTTGCCGCCGGCGACCGAGCCCGCGACCCCTATGACGAACGGGGTGCCGGTCTGGGCGCCGGTCTCGCCCAGGAAGGTGTTCAGGGCGCCTCTGAGGCCGTCCGTGGCGCCGACGTAGAGGTTGAGGAGGCGGGAGAGCGGCAGGTAGATGTCCCGCACCTCGTCGAGGTCGATGACATCGCCGAGGCCGCGCAGCCGCTCGACCTCCTCCGCCGTCAGGGGCAGGGGCGTCTTGTCGCGCAGCGCGCTCCACTCGGAACGGGTGAGGTCGACGTAGGGAGTCGCCTCCGGCTTGTTCCGGTGGGCGCTCCGGGGGGTCGAGGAGACCGGAGAGATCACAGTCCATTGTTAACGGAGTTTGAACGGGATGGCGGGTGGGGTCCGTCACGCCTCGACCGAGACTCGTACGCCCGTGGCCGTAGTGGCGTGCTGCTCGCGTTCGTATGGCCGTGGGAATTTCCGATATCGGGCACGCGGAAGCCCTTTCGGCCGGTCGGGGATGCGTAGGCTGCCGCGCATGTGCGGAATCGTGGGATACGTGGGGTCGCAGTCTGCGCTCGAGGTCGTGATGGCCGGACTGAAGCGGCTGGAGTACCGGGGGTACGACTCGGCGGGGGTCGCCGTCCTCGCCGACGGCGGGCTCGCCGCCGGGAAGAAGGCCGGGAAGCTGGTCAACCTGGAGAAGGAGCTCGTCGACCGGCCGCTGCCGACCGGCGGGACCGGGATCGGGCACACGCGCTGGGCCACGCACGGCGGGCCGACGGACGCCAACGCGCATCCGCACCTCGACAACGCGGGGCGGGTCGCGGTCGTCCACAACGGGATCATCGAGAACTTCGCCGCGCTGCGGGCCGAACTGGCCGAGCGCGGCCACGACCTGGCGTCCGAGACGGACACCGAGGTCGTCGCGCATCTGCTCGCCGAGGAGTTCTCCTCGGCCGGGGACCTCGCGGAGGCGATGCGGCTGGTGTGCCGGCGTCTGGAGGGGGCGTTCACGCTGGTCGCCGTGCACGCGGACGAGCCGGACGTGGTGGTCGGGGCCCGGCGGAACTCGCCGCTCGTCGTCGGCGTCGGGGAGGGCGAGTCCTTCCTCGCCTCGGACGTCGCCGCGTTCATCGCCCACACGCGCTCGGCCATCGAACTCGGGCAGGACCAGGTCGTCGAGCTGCGCCGCGACGGGGTGACGGTGACCGGCTTCGACGGCCGGCCGGCCGACGTCCGCTCGTACCACGTCGACTGGGACGCCTCGGCCGCCGAGAAGGGCGGCTACGACTACTTCATGCTCAAGGAGATCGCCGAGCAGCCGAAGGCGGTCGCCGACACCCTGCTGGGGCGCATCGACGCGGCCGGGTCCCTGACCCTGGACGAGGTGCGCATCCCGACGGGGGTGCTGCGCGAGGTCGACAAGGTCGTGGTGGTCGCGTGCGGTACGGCCTTCCACGCGGGGCTGATCGCCAAGTACGCCATCGAGCACTGGACGCGCATCCCCTGCGAGGTGGAGCTGGCGAGCGAGTTCCGCTACCGCGACCCGATCCTGGACCCGCGGACGCTGGTGATCGCCATCTCCCAGTCCGGCGAGACCATGGACACGCTCATGGCGCTGCGGCACGCCCGCGAGCAGGGCTCCAAGGTGCTGGCCATCTGCAACACCAACGGCTCGACGATCCCGCGCGAGTCGGACGCGGTGCTCTACACGCACGCCGGGCCGGAGGTCGCGGTCGCCTCCACGAAGGCGTTCCTGACGCAGCTGGTGGCGTGCTACCTCGTCGCGCTCTATCTGGGGCAGGTGCGGGGCACCAAGTGGGGCGACGAGATCGTGGCCGTCGTCCGGGACCTGTCGAAGATCTCCGGCGAGGTGGAGAAGGTCCTGGAGACCATGGAGCCGGTACGGACGCTCGCGCGCTCGCTCGCCGACAAGAACACCGTGCTGTTCCTGGGCCGGCACGTCGGCTACCCGGTGGCCCTCGAAGGCGCCCTGAAGCTCAAGGAGCTCGCCTACATGCACGCCGAGGGGTTCGCGGCGGGAGAGCTCAAGCACGGGCCGATCGCGCTGATCGAGGACGATCTGCCGGTCGTGGTGGTCGTGCCGTCCCCGCGCGGCCGGTCGGTGCTGCACGACAAGATCGTCTCCAACATCCAGGAGATCCGGGCGCGCGGGGCGCGGACCATCGTCATCGCGGAGGAGGGCGACGAGGCGGTGGTGCCCTACGCCGACCATCTGATCCGGATTCCGCCCACCCCGACCCTGCTCCAGCCGCTGGTCGCTACGGTTCCCTTGCAAGTGTTCGCGTGTGAGCTGGCCACGGCTCGGGGCAACGAGGTCGACCAGCCTCGGAACCTGGCGAAGTCGGTGACTGTGGAGTGAGATGAGCATTGTCGGCGTCGGGATCGACGTGGCGGAGATCGAGCGGTTCGAGGCGGCGCTGGAGCGGACGCCGGGGATGGCTCAACGGCTGTTCCTGGAGCGCGAGTTGCTGCTGCCCAGCGGTGAGCGGCGGGGGATCGCCTCCCTCGCCGCCCGCTTCGCGGCCAAGGAGGCGCTCGCCAAGGCGCTCGGCGCACCGGCCGGGCTGCACTGGACCGACGCCGAGGTGTACGTCGAGGACAGCGGGCAGCCGCGGTTGCGGGTGACGGGGACGGTGGCGGCGCGGGCCGCGGCGCTCGGGGTGCGGTCCTGGCACGTGTCGCTCAGTCATGACGCGGGAGTGGCGTCGGCTGTGGTGGTGGCGGAGGGGTAGTCCGGGGAGACTCGACCCCATGCGTACTGCGTACAACGTGGAGACGGTCAGGGCGGCCGAGCGGGAGCTGATGGCCCGGCTGCCGGAGGGAACGCTCATGCAGCGGGCGGTGGCCGGACTCGCCGCCGCCTGCGCGGACTTGCTGGGGCGGGTGTACGGCAGCCGGGTGGTGCTGCTGGTCGGGAGCGGGGACAACGGGGGCGACGCCCTGTACGCCGGGGCGCGGCTCGCGCGGCGCGGGGCGGGGGTGAGCGCCGTACTGCTCGCTCCGGAGCGGGCCCATGCGGGCGGCCTCGCGGCGCTGCGGCGGGCCGGCGGTTCCGTGGTGCCGGCGGGGCGCGCGGAGGGTGCGATCCTGCGGGCCGATCTCGTGCTCGACGGCATCGTCGGGATCGGGGGCAAGGGCGGGCTGCGGGCGGACGCGGCGGCTCTGGTCGCCGTCGTCGAGCGGTCGCGGGCCGCCGTCGTCGCCGTCGATCTGCCCAGTGGCGTCGACGCGGACAGCGGGGAGGTGCGCGGGGAGGCGGTACGGGCCGATCTGACCGTCACCTTCGGGACGCACAAGCCGGGGCTGCTGATCGATCCGGCGCGGGAGTACGCCGGGGTGGTGCGGCTGGTGGACATCGGGTTGTCGCTGCCCGGCGAGCCGGAGATCGAGGCCTTGCAGCACGCGGATGTCGCCGGGCTGCTGCCGGTGCCGGGGGCCGAGAGCGACAAGTACCGGCGCGGAGTGGTCGGGATCGCCGCCGGGTCCGCCCGGTATCCGGGCGCGGCGGTGCTGGCCGTCGCGGGAGCGCTGCGGGGCGGCGCGGGAGCCGTGCGGTACGTCGGGCCGGCCGGGGACGCGGTCGTCGCACGGTTCCCCGAGACGCTCGTCTCGGATCAGGGACCGGCGAAGGCCGGGCGGGTCCAGGCGTGGGTCGTCGGGCCCGGGGCGGGGGACGACGCGGCGTCCGTGGCGGAGGTGCTGGAGGCGGAGGTGCCGGTGCTGATCGACGCGGACGGGCTGCGGCTGGCCGACCGGGAGGTGGTGCGGGGGCGTAGCGCGCCGACGCTGATGACCCCTCATGCGGGGGAGGCGGCGGCGTTGTTGGGGGTCGCCCGGGAGGAGGTCGAGGGGGCTCGGCTGGAGTCCGTACGGGAGTTGGCGGCGCGGTACGGGGCGACCGTGTTGCTGAAGGGGTCGACCACGTTGGTCGCCGATTCCGGTGGCGGGGCGGTGCGGGTGAATCCGACCGGGACGGGATGGCTGGCCACGGCCGGGAGCGGGGACGTGCTGTCGGGGCTGACGGGATCGCTGCTGGCGGCGGGGCTCTCCGCGCTGGACGCGGGGAGCGTGGGGGCGTACCTGCACGGTCTGGCCGGACGGCTCGCGGCGGACGGGGCGCCGGTGGGGGCGGGGGATGTGGCGGGGGCGGTGGGGAGGGCTTGGCGGGACGTCAGGGGGTAGGGGGCGGGGGGTGAGGGGCGGACGCAGAGCCAGGACGGGGACGCGCACCGCTCCTCAAAACGAGTGACCCCGCCGCGCGGCACCCCCCCAGCTACCCCGGGGCACGTTTCTCTGATCGCATGATCAGCAGACATATCGCCCACCGAAGCCTGGCTGTGATGATCGTCGCTGCCGTTCTCCTGCCCGCCGAGGGCGCCGCCGCCGAGCCGTCACCCCCCGCTGCCGGGCCCGAGGCCGAGCTGGTGCCCGGGGTGTATCAGCCCTGGCAGATCGATACGCCGGATCAGGTGCTGGCGCCCAAGGTGTACACGCCCAGTGCCGCCGAGGACGCGGTCGAGCCGGCCGACGCCGCCGTGGGGGCGTACGACCTGGTCGAGTACGTGCCGCTCCGGGACGCCGTCGAGCGCGTGGCGTGCACGAAGTCGACCGGGCCCTTTCAGCGGCAGGTGGAGAAGTGGCTGAAGCGGAAGGTGGACGGGAAGCAGTCGACCGCCGACTGCAAGGCCATCCGCGCTTTCCAGAAGAAGCAGAAGATCACGCCCGCCATCGGGTTCGCGGGCCCCGTCACCTGGGCCCGGATGCAGTACCTGTCGGCCCGGAAGAACCCCAACGCCGCCAAGAAGTGTCCCGTGCGGTCGTATCGCGTCGCGTGTGTCGATCTCACGCGGCAGATCACCTGGGTGCAGAAGGGGAAGAAGGTCGTCTACGGGCCCGTGCCCATGCGGAGCGGGCGGACCGCGTACCCGACCCGGGGCGGCTGGCACAAGATCTACTGGAAGCACAAGAACCACGTCTCGACGCTGTACCACCAGCCCATGCCCTACGCGCAGTTCTTCGACGGCGGACAGGCCTTCCACGCCGTCTACGGTTCCATCTTCACCACCGTCGGCTCCATGGGCTGCGTCAATCTGCGCATCGGCGACGCCCGGAAACTGTGGGGCGTGCTGAAGACCGGCGACCGGGTGTTCGTGTGGGGGCGGCGGTCCGGGACGTAGGGCCTGTCCGGCGGATCAGGTTGCAGGAAAGCGGCGGCACCTCATCAGCGCCGGTGAGCGGGGTCTGGTGCGTCGGGCTGCAAGGCGGAGGAGGGCGGCGACGCGGAGCGTCGGCAACCGACGACAACGCCGCAGATCGGCGTGCCAGACCCCGCGTCTGCGGCATGATCCGCCGGACAGGCCCTACGCGTACGAAGGGGTGTCCGGTCCCTCTGAGACACTGGGGGCGCCATGAGTGAGACAGCTGCCCAGTCGGGCGCGCCCCTGCGCGCCCGCGCCGAGATCGATCTGGCCGCCCTGCGGGCCAACGTGCGGACCCTGCGCGCCCTCGCGCCGGGCGCGGCCCTGATGGCCGTGGTCAAGTCCGACGCGTACGGCCACGGGGCGGTGCCGTGTGCCCGCGCGGCCGTCGAGGCGGGGGCGCGGTGGCTGGGTACCGCCACGCCCGAGGAGGCCCTCGCGCTGCGGGCCGCCGGGATCGACGACGTACGGATCATGTGCTGGCTCTGGACCCCCGGCGGGCCCTGGCGGGAGGCCGTCCAGGCCGATCTCGACGTGTCCGTGAGCGGGATGTGGGCGCTGCGGGAGGTCGTCGACGCGGCCCGTGCGGTGGGGAAGACCGCGCGGGTGCAGCTCAAGGGCGACACAGGGCTCGGGCGCAACGGCTGTCAGCCCGGCGCCGACTGGGCCGAGCTGGTGGGCGAGGCGCTGCGCGCCGAGGCCGAGGGGGTCGTCCGGATCACCGGGCTCTGGTCGCACTTCGCCTGCGCCGACGAACCCGGGCACCCCTCCATCGCCGCCCAGCTCTCGACGTTCCGGGAGATGCTCGCGTACGCCGAGCGGGCCGGCGTCCGCCCCGAGGTGCGGCACATCGCCAACTCGCCCGCCACGCTGACCCTTCCCGAGGCCCACTTCGACCTGGTGCGCACCGGCGTCGCCGTCTACGGCATCTCGCCCAGTCCCGAGATCGGCAGCTCGGCCGACCTCGGACTGCGGCCGGTGATGACGCTTTCGGCGTCGGTGGCGCTGGTCAAGCGGGTGCCGGGCGGACATGGGGTCAGTTACGGACATCACTACGTCACCCCGGGCGAGACCACCCTCGGCCTCATCCCGGTCGGGTACGCGGACGGCGTTCCGCGGCACGCCTCCGGCACCGGTCCGGTGCTGGTCGGCGGGAAGTGGCGGACGGTGGCCGGGCGGGTGGCCATGGACCAGTTCGTCGTCGATCTGGGGGGCGACGAGCCCGCCGTCGGCAGCGAGGCCGTACTCTTCGGGCCCGGCGACCGCGGCGAGCCCACCGCCGAGGACTGGGCGCAGGCGGCGGGAACCATCGCGTACGAGATCGTCACGCGCATCGGATCGCGCGTTCCCCGCGTCTATGTCCATGCGACCGTTTGAGTTCTTTTCGATGTGCGCTCTTTGCGTGTGAGTTCTTTTAGGTGAATGACGGACCAGCTGGGTAAACGCCCAGCAGCAGCGAACACCAGTCCGGTGGCCCGGTGAAGAGGAGCGGTACGTGAGCGAGAGCAGTGCGGAGGCCGTCGCGGCCCTCGCCTCCGCCACGGGGGCGGCCGGCAACTGGCGCCGGGCGACCGGGCTCGCCGGGGCCGCGATAGGAGTGGTCGCGGCGGGGGCCGCGGCCGGTGTCGCCCTGGAGCGGATGACCGTCGGACGCGGGATGCGCAAGAAGGCGCGGCTCGCCCTGGACTCGGCGGGACCGTACGGCTCGCTGCGCGGGATGCCGGGCAAGGCGTACGCCGACGACGGCACGGAGTTGTACTACGAGGTCGACGACGTGGAGCCGGAGGGCGGGTCCGCGCCGCGCCGGCGACGGCTGTTCGGACGGAAGGCGCCGCTGCCCGTCACCGTCGTCTTCAGCCACGGCTACTGCCTGAGCCAGGACTCCTGGCACTTCCAGCGGGCCGCGCTGCGCGGGGTCGTGCGGACCGTGCACTGGGACCAGCGCAGCCACGGGCGGTCCGGGCGCGGGGTGCGGCAGGTGCAGGACGACGTGCCGGTCGACATCGACCAGCTCGGGCGGGACCTGAAGGCCGTCATCGACGCGGCCGCGCCCGAGGGGCCGCTCGTGCTCGTCGGCCACTCCATGGGCGGGATGACCGTCATGGCGCTCGCCGACCAGTACCCGGAGCTCATCCGGGAGCGGGTCGTCGCCGTCGCTCTGGTGGGGACGTCCTCCGGGCGGCTCGGCGAGGTCAACTTCGGGTTGCCCGTCGCGGGTGTGAACGCGGTGCGCCGCGTGCTGCCGGGGCTGCTGAAGGCGCTGGGGCAGCGGGCCGAGCTGGTGGAGAAGGGGCGGCAGGCCACC includes:
- the rplM gene encoding 50S ribosomal protein L13; translated protein: MRTYSPKPGDVTRQWHVIDAQDVVLGRLATTAANLLRGKHKPTYAPHMDMGDFVIIINADKVHLSGNKRTQKMAYRHSGYPGGLRSVRYDDLLRDNPEKAVEKAIKGMIPKNSLGRQMLSKLKVYSGDQHPHAAQQPVPFEITQVAQ
- the rpsI gene encoding 30S ribosomal protein S9 encodes the protein MAETTAEQPVEETELVDIDSYTTESDVPVEGEYTSESLASRFGDPQPAAGLGRRKNAIARVRIVPGTGKWKINGRTLEDYFPNKVHQQEVNEPFKVLELEGRYDVIARIAGGGVSGQAGALRLGVARALNEADVDNNRGPLKKAGFLRRDDRAVERKKAGLKKARKAPQYSKR
- the glmM gene encoding phosphoglucosamine mutase yields the protein MGRLFGTDGVRGVANADLTAEMALGLSVAAAHVLAEAGTFEGHRPTAVVGRDPRASGEFLEAAVVAGLASAGVDVLKVGVLPTPAVAYLTGVLGADLGVMLSASHNAMPDNGVKFLARGGHKLDDELEERIEAVYEAHRHGEPWERPTGAGVGRVREYLEGFDQYVAHLIGVLPNRLDGLKIVLDEAHGAAARVSPEAFSRAGAEIITIGADPDGLNINDGCGSTHLGLLKAAVVEHGADFGIAHDGDADRCLAVDHTGEEVDGDQIMAVLALAMRERSALRADTVVATVMSNLGFKLALEREGLTLVQTAVGDRYVLESMKEHGYALGGEQSGHVIILDHATTGDGTLTGLMLAARVAETGRSLRELAAVMERLPQVLINVPDVDRSRVGNSAELAAAVSEAERELGSTGRVLLRPSGTEPLVRVMVEAADIDQARSVAGRLADAVKSALG
- a CDS encoding DUF389 domain-containing protein, whose translation is MLHLRLITPSDTTDAVVRLIEKTVGTTHLVVVPGAARNPAGDVVMCDVAREAGDELISSLQELGLDRTGSIAVENIDLSLSKRADKAEKEAPGEGADAVLWDHLTDATHEESTLSVTYLAFITLATMIAACGVVLDNAILIVGAMAVGPEFGPLAAFSTSIVQRHPRLALRSLIALLVGFAVAMVVTVGFSFFMDAVHLFSDEQLDAPRPNTNFIYRPDWFSFVVAVLAGCAGTLSLTSAKSGALVGVAISVTTVPAAANAAVAFSYSEYKQAWGSTEQLLLNLLGIVLAGTLTLLVQKWLWRRP
- the coaA gene encoding type I pantothenate kinase → MISPVSSTPRSAHRNKPEATPYVDLTRSEWSALRDKTPLPLTAEEVERLRGLGDVIDLDEVRDIYLPLSRLLNLYVGATDGLRGALNTFLGETGAQTGTPFVIGVAGSVAGGKSTVARLLTALLSRWPEHPRVERVTTDGFLLPTRELRARGLMSRKGFPESYDRRALTKFVADIKAGKDEVTAPVYSHLIYDIVPDEKLVVRRPDILIVEGLNVLQPALPGKDGRTRVGLADYFDFSVYIDANPDDVERWYLNRFKKLRQTAFQDPNSYFRKYTQVSEEEALEYARTQWRTINKPNLIENIAPTRGRATLVIRKGPDHKVRRLSLRKL
- the glmS gene encoding glutamine--fructose-6-phosphate transaminase (isomerizing); the encoded protein is MCGIVGYVGSQSALEVVMAGLKRLEYRGYDSAGVAVLADGGLAAGKKAGKLVNLEKELVDRPLPTGGTGIGHTRWATHGGPTDANAHPHLDNAGRVAVVHNGIIENFAALRAELAERGHDLASETDTEVVAHLLAEEFSSAGDLAEAMRLVCRRLEGAFTLVAVHADEPDVVVGARRNSPLVVGVGEGESFLASDVAAFIAHTRSAIELGQDQVVELRRDGVTVTGFDGRPADVRSYHVDWDASAAEKGGYDYFMLKEIAEQPKAVADTLLGRIDAAGSLTLDEVRIPTGVLREVDKVVVVACGTAFHAGLIAKYAIEHWTRIPCEVELASEFRYRDPILDPRTLVIAISQSGETMDTLMALRHAREQGSKVLAICNTNGSTIPRESDAVLYTHAGPEVAVASTKAFLTQLVACYLVALYLGQVRGTKWGDEIVAVVRDLSKISGEVEKVLETMEPVRTLARSLADKNTVLFLGRHVGYPVALEGALKLKELAYMHAEGFAAGELKHGPIALIEDDLPVVVVVPSPRGRSVLHDKIVSNIQEIRARGARTIVIAEEGDEAVVPYADHLIRIPPTPTLLQPLVATVPLQVFACELATARGNEVDQPRNLAKSVTVE
- a CDS encoding holo-ACP synthase; translated protein: MSIVGVGIDVAEIERFEAALERTPGMAQRLFLERELLLPSGERRGIASLAARFAAKEALAKALGAPAGLHWTDAEVYVEDSGQPRLRVTGTVAARAAALGVRSWHVSLSHDAGVASAVVVAEG
- a CDS encoding NAD(P)H-hydrate dehydratase, which translates into the protein MRTAYNVETVRAAERELMARLPEGTLMQRAVAGLAAACADLLGRVYGSRVVLLVGSGDNGGDALYAGARLARRGAGVSAVLLAPERAHAGGLAALRRAGGSVVPAGRAEGAILRADLVLDGIVGIGGKGGLRADAAALVAVVERSRAAVVAVDLPSGVDADSGEVRGEAVRADLTVTFGTHKPGLLIDPAREYAGVVRLVDIGLSLPGEPEIEALQHADVAGLLPVPGAESDKYRRGVVGIAAGSARYPGAAVLAVAGALRGGAGAVRYVGPAGDAVVARFPETLVSDQGPAKAGRVQAWVVGPGAGDDAASVAEVLEAEVPVLIDADGLRLADREVVRGRSAPTLMTPHAGEAAALLGVAREEVEGARLESVRELAARYGATVLLKGSTTLVADSGGGAVRVNPTGTGWLATAGSGDVLSGLTGSLLAAGLSALDAGSVGAYLHGLAGRLAADGAPVGAGDVAGAVGRAWRDVRG
- a CDS encoding L,D-transpeptidase family protein, which encodes MISRHIAHRSLAVMIVAAVLLPAEGAAAEPSPPAAGPEAELVPGVYQPWQIDTPDQVLAPKVYTPSAAEDAVEPADAAVGAYDLVEYVPLRDAVERVACTKSTGPFQRQVEKWLKRKVDGKQSTADCKAIRAFQKKQKITPAIGFAGPVTWARMQYLSARKNPNAAKKCPVRSYRVACVDLTRQITWVQKGKKVVYGPVPMRSGRTAYPTRGGWHKIYWKHKNHVSTLYHQPMPYAQFFDGGQAFHAVYGSIFTTVGSMGCVNLRIGDARKLWGVLKTGDRVFVWGRRSGT
- the alr gene encoding alanine racemase, translating into MSETAAQSGAPLRARAEIDLAALRANVRTLRALAPGAALMAVVKSDAYGHGAVPCARAAVEAGARWLGTATPEEALALRAAGIDDVRIMCWLWTPGGPWREAVQADLDVSVSGMWALREVVDAARAVGKTARVQLKGDTGLGRNGCQPGADWAELVGEALRAEAEGVVRITGLWSHFACADEPGHPSIAAQLSTFREMLAYAERAGVRPEVRHIANSPATLTLPEAHFDLVRTGVAVYGISPSPEIGSSADLGLRPVMTLSASVALVKRVPGGHGVSYGHHYVTPGETTLGLIPVGYADGVPRHASGTGPVLVGGKWRTVAGRVAMDQFVVDLGGDEPAVGSEAVLFGPGDRGEPTAEDWAQAAGTIAYEIVTRIGSRVPRVYVHATV
- a CDS encoding alpha/beta fold hydrolase translates to MSESSAEAVAALASATGAAGNWRRATGLAGAAIGVVAAGAAAGVALERMTVGRGMRKKARLALDSAGPYGSLRGMPGKAYADDGTELYYEVDDVEPEGGSAPRRRRLFGRKAPLPVTVVFSHGYCLSQDSWHFQRAALRGVVRTVHWDQRSHGRSGRGVRQVQDDVPVDIDQLGRDLKAVIDAAAPEGPLVLVGHSMGGMTVMALADQYPELIRERVVAVALVGTSSGRLGEVNFGLPVAGVNAVRRVLPGLLKALGQRAELVEKGRQATADLFAGIIKRYSFASRDVDPAVARFAERMIEATPIDVVAEFYPAFTDHDKTEALAHFRDLPVLVLAGIGDLVTPSEHSEAIAGLLPDAELVLVPDAGHLVMLEHPEVVTDRLADLLTRAGAVPAGATVGGYGSSTAQPG